The following nucleotide sequence is from Cucumis melo cultivar AY chromosome 1, USDA_Cmelo_AY_1.0, whole genome shotgun sequence.
tttcttctctccGATATGAAAGGGAAATTCCATTTGTTCTGATTTAGTCTTGCATTTTACTGCTACTTGGGGAACATTTTTACTTGCAACTGAACCAGTTCAATATGGCGTCAAAACAATTCGTTAATTTTTAACTAACTAGAGTATATGGAACTATAAAACTTAATGGAAATATGAGATAAATCAAGTAGTATTCGAGGCATTTTGGCTCTCCCAATTTTGAGTTCACTTTAAAGCTTTAATTTGTTTGGTCTTTTAAGACTCTTTGAGTTTTAATAGGTACGTAAAAGTATCCTTTTACGCTTCAATTTGAAGTCTTTCTAACACTCTATcctcattctttttttcttttcactctcttctctattctcaTGCATATTCCTAACCACTCTTTTATCTTCCTTTCAATCTTCACTTTGACTTGGGATCGatttcatcaattttttttcaacaaaTTTGTCACCAATTATGTACGAGTAAAATTTTTCACTTTTAGATCACTTTATGTATTTTCACTTCGTTTTCTGCATTATCTGAAGTTATTTTTATTGGATTTCATCAAGTTTCATCCGATTTTGGTTATCTTAGATTTggttcaaattttattttaaatgctTTAAAGAAAGGCCTAAAAAtgtaagttttttttctttcaatttttgttaaattttttctcAATAGATTGgatttatgtaatttttattttaatgttttttttttttttgttcaaaatcTTGTAATTTAGGAATAGATTAcattccttttttttctctctctattttcCTAATTGGCAAATACTTTTATAATATGTATTAATTCTAATCATCATCATTGAATTTTTGTTTAGGATTAATTTGGGTTGTATTAATGCTTTAATCATCAAATCTAGCTATATATGATCAATACGTGGATGGACATTTAGAGAAAGTcttttaagtttaaaattttattatatttaataaatattttagatcATTACgctaatatttgaaaatatcctTAATAAATACATAAGACATCCTGTTATTATTTATTACAGACTAAAGATGCATAATAATAAATCCATTGAAGCAAAAaacttaacaaaaaaaaatacataccATATAACATAATCGAAACACAGTGTTTaactattatattatttcttttcGGGTTGGATTGAGCTCAGGTTGgaaggttgaaaaattcggaTCAACCCACCCcgaattaataataataataatatatattcttgacgattttcatttacaaatattcaaatttaaaaatggaaaaaaaagatTAGTACGATccgacaacccaacccaactcatatTTGACTTGCTTGGAAACTTAATTCGGATTATTTGGGACCCAACCAActcgaaaatatgggttgggatGTTCACGTCTCACCCAATCCAATCTAACCCGTTTACACCTCTATGTTTAACAATAAACATTTTTCTAGAAAAACCATAAAACTGAGTATggataaaaaaaacaatacgaGCATTACGATTAGCCTAAAtagaaacaaaaggaaaatatCATACATTATTAGGATTTATAAGTTGTGTCACAGAATCACCCATGTAAAATTATGCCTACTTTCCTTTGGGAATTCCACTGGTAAAGAGCCTCTAAAAGTAAGTTCCAATAAACCTCAATGAGAGTGACAAAACACCCCCACTGATTTGTGAGCCAAAACTCTTGGACTTGGGGGCACCATTTCACCACCATTTTTATCATGATTCtcttttttcaatatttaacTTCAAACAACAAATTAGCACACCCAATTTGTACACCCTTATGTTAAAACATTTAAGCTTTAAATTCATTTCCattgttctttttcttctttgtacagtctatatatacatttgattgACAATTAAGTAATATAACAAACAACGTTATAAGTCATACCCATAAACTTTGTATATtgcttttaaaagtttagaaaaatatGAAAGTCTAAAAGTACCATTGTCGGATTAGATTTTGGATGGAAATCATTGGTATTTTATTTCAAACCATGAATAATATTCTTAAgcttttaataaacaaaattaaaaaaaaaatacccttATTTTTATTAGCATTGACTATctgtttaaaaataaaatctcaCATTGTTCCAAAATAGTAATCTTAACAATAAGTCGTCAAACACAAGAATATATGTATTTGGTGATAGTATCATCACAACACTGTAGCTTAATGCAAATATCTAATGCTCTTCACAAGGGGTGTAAGGCATTAATTAACTAATGTTTGGGAGAGGAAGGATCAATGGAAGAAGCAGAGCGTCACTCGAGAATAATGCATATAACTCGATGGATGCATTATTGTTGCTACACTCATGCAGGAcacaataattaatgtgtttctAAAACTCAATTCTTTTTCGTTTTAGGATTAACTGGAGTCCCATCGGTTGTTAATTCTCTCTCGTTGCATGTTATCGTCTCTCATCATTCCAACcattaattttctttcattttagaGCTCAtgcatacaaaatacttaatagtTACTTCTGCAACATTTAGGTTATTGATGGCCTAACGCAACTATTCCTATTCATGTTGTCGCCTCCTTGACACTTGGTAGCATGAACAAGATGAATCGTGGCGAATTCATTACCCTACTTTTGTCAATAACTTTATCGCAACTCTATTTTTTGTTACTGTTTATtttgataagaagaaaaaaaaaaagaagcagaGAATATATAAGAATGAACTACTTCGCTTCCTTACCTAAGTTAGAGACCACAGAGAAGGAATGGATGGAATTTTGAGATCAGTTGGGTTAATATAATGCATAGATACCCATATATCATCCAACATCGTGAATCACGTTGGAAATGATTTGgatttgtatatataatatcaaTCTACCAATATAGAAGATAAGAGAAAcagtacaaaaaaaatatatatatatatacatacatacaagAAAATAAACAGAAGATTAATAGTGGAATTTATCATtctttaaatgaaaaattaagaAGATTCCTTGTTAAATTAGTCTATAATGTTGTTATTGTTTTCGTTTACTTTATGTTATCTTTTCCGGTTATTTTTTATCATAAAAGTGGAAAGTTTATCTCAACAAAAAGTACATACGTACGTTTGACATATAACTATCTAAATTTTTTAGTACATAGTTGTAGGATTAGAGGATTAAACCTTTTACGTACATCTAGTATAGATGATTATACCTAAACTTACTTTGATggaattcttctttttttttacaatttaaaaacaaaaaactaataaatgttttatttataattaagaTGGTCCATATGGTAATTATTGTCAATATACACAAAATATAACACTTTAGGGTTATAAGTGTGGGACCAAATATAGTTCTTCACACCCCTCTCCTCATCCCTATGTGAATTCAaactatatatgtatataatatccTACATTTCGAAAATCTAAGAAAAAAGATTCTTAAAACAAAGTAATTGGAAATAGTTTGGATTGATTAAAGTAAACAGATATCGGTCTAAGAACATAAATTTCTTCACACTCATCTCTACACATTTGTTACAAAGAGAGTTCGGGATTACTTTTTATAATCATATAGATTTATTGGTGTCTCACCCACACATACATATATCATAACTTTTCCAAGAAATTAAATAGCTCCTTAATGGATACCAAATCATTACCGAAAGCTAAGAAATTAAATGGtaaaataatatagaaattaACTAGTTCTCTGGATAATACTTAGACCATCCAAAACGAAGAAAGTAACAAAATCCGTTCTTTGTTAAACTCTAGACTAAAAACAACAATAGGtatgataataatattaatacgaagaaaaacaaatagagaTATAAATCACTCTTAAATAATATAGTAAGGTATTAAGTAATAACAAATCTTTCCATTAAATTTCTTGTGGTTTTTCCTCAAACCATGTGAAAAACGTGGTCCAATAATATTTGGATCTTTTATCTCAAGAAAAGCCCTAGAAATTAAAATCCACTCTTTTCTTCAACTCTACACAAATTGTATATTACAAAATTCAAAGCCTAATCatagaattaaaatatttagtagaaaaaaaataaaatataaggtAAATTAGAATAGACATTTTATACAACAAATTTGTCAATAATCAAGTGTTTAATATAACTAAAGTActattaattttatttgaagAGTTGGATTAAATTGAGATATATAAAACATTAAATTAGGGAGCTTTTTAAACCATAAAAGTTTAAAGGAAAAACTCAATTCAatttactaaaaaaaacaaaattcaaccTCAAACTAAATTTGAAACGATTTTCTCCACATTTTATTTAGAATGAATTaggtaaaaattaaaaaaaaaatgatttgggttggtaaaagaaaaaaaacaaaaaaaaagaagggaatTAATTAACAGTACAATATGATTTCGACCTAGCTAGCTAGGTCATAAATTATAATTGAAATTGTAAAGTTCTCATTGTGACAACTTCATTCTATAAATTATGTATAAGAGAAGacaacaaaaaaagaagaaaaatggagaaAGTGAGAGAAGAAGGCAAAGTAGTTCACATTTTGGTGATTCCATTCCCAGACGAACAAGGGCACATAAACCCCATCCTCCAATTCTCCAAACGCTTAGCTTTCAAAGGCCTTAAGGTCACTCTCCTCAACCTCCTCCATGAAAACAATACATTAACAACTTACGACCCCAGTCGTTGTTCGTCGTCCAACTCCATTATTAACGTGTTGGAGAGGCCTCGAGCGCCCTACAACAGCACCGAGCCCGAGTCGATCGAGTCGTACATGCACCGTCTGAAGACTTCCATTTGCTTCCATTTAACAAAACTCGTGACGCAATACCGAAACTCAAATTCTCCATTCACGTTCGTGGTGTACGACTCTCTCATGCCTTGGGTTTTGGATCTTGCTAGAGCATTCGGGCTTCGTGGTGCTCCTTTCTTCACTCAGTCTTGCGCTGTTATTGCCATTTTTTACCACATCATTCATGGTTCCTGTAAGAACATTCCTCCTGTTGCGCCTGCTGAGACAAGATGTGAACTGTCGTTGACGTTGCCTGGGTTGCCACTTGATCTTCATGCTTCTGACCTTCCTTCTCTTTTATTACCTAATAATAACAATCCCCAACAGAACAATCCATTTTTTCGCAAGTTGATGATTGACCAATTACATGACCTCCCAGATTTGATGTTCGTCAACTCCTTCCATGCCTTGGAACCACAAGTAATTCTTCTAACTCTCTCATCACTATACTAATTTACTGCATTTTCTTACAAATTCTGCATCCCTGATATATGAAATTAATTCATTGTTTAAAAATATGCTATATGTATTTCCATTTTGGGTGTTGTTTGTCAGTTTGTAtgttgaaaaaattgaaaccaaaCACAGAGATATTCACTtggaagaaattaaaagaaagttctattaagaaaattaaaaaatggtGGAACatacttattaaaaattaaaatcatactTCTCTTATCTTTTATCTAAAAGAATTTTCAAGAATTCTTTATCCTAAAAATCTAGAATATTTCtagatttttttagtttatttatacATTTAATATTTCAAGAATATTTGCTATATACTTTAACAGTGAATTTTTTTCGTTTGTATGTTTCCAAAAATTGGATAAACCGTTATCGAAAggattgtatttttttttttccatttcttgaCAAAGTTTATGGAATGTCGAAATTTTTGCTGTCCATAAACAAATAAGATAACGATAGCtatcttgtttttgttttttatttttattttttttctcctctCTCTCTTATATGATTAACAATTTTGGCTCTTTTAtctttaaaaagataaaaagtaaaaataaaaattgtttgGACCTTTTACTCTCTCTGTCTTATGATTAACAAGTTGGGGATTTGgtagataaaaagaaaaactatgaTGCATGGTGTACACAATACATCAAATTTTCACCTATATCTAATATTTTACCTTCTATCATGAACGTGAGTACATACAAAAGTAGACATGCGTGCAAAACTATACAGAATATGTGGCAGTTGTCACGTAGTTCGGTTGGAACTTAAGAAGCTCTATCTTGCAGGAAAAATAAAGGGAAGAGAGGTTGAGCTAACAAGTACTCCAGCTGTGAGTACTGgtggttttatttttaaaaaaaataaacactttaaatatataaaagtatAAAATCCATGAAACATTGATGGAAATTAAAAACCAGTAATGATTGAGATAAAGTACGTGCAAAGTTTAATATCAGACGTATATAGTTGATTAGTTTCCATAAATTAGTAGTAGAGAGATAACGTTAGTAATTTCTATTGAAAACATAAACATGAACAATGAATTTGTCAGGAAACTTAGTACCCAACATGATGCGCGGTTAAgtattaattagtttaattatttaacaagTTATCGTAAAACGAATTCAGGTAATAGAATTTATACAAAGCCAGATGCCACTGAAGACGGTTGGGCCAACAGTTCCATCCATACTCATAAACAAGGAGTTGATGGACGACGACCATGATTACGGAATGAATCTAATCAATTCAACTGATCAAGATGACAACAACAAAATCATGGGGTGGTTAAACTCTAAAGCTCGCCATTCAGTCATTTACGTGTCATTGGGAACTAGAGTATCAAACCTTGGAGAGGAGCAAATGGAGGAGCTTGCATGGGGGCTCAAAGCAACCAACAAACCATTCCTTTGGGTCATTAAAGAACCTCAATTCCCAAATAGCTTTTTCCAAAGAGAGGTGAAAGAGATGCATGGAATGGTGGTGAAATGGTGCCCTCAAGTCCAAGTTTTGGCTCACGAATCAGTGGGGTGTTTTATGACTCATTGTGGTTGGAACTCAGTTTTAGAGGCTATTACTTGTGGCGTTCCAATGGTAGCGATGCCACAATGGGGAGACCAAATGACTAATGCTAAGTTTGTGGAAGATGTGTGGAATGTTGGGGTGAGAGTTAGTACTTCACAGGAAAATGGGATGATCGTTAGAAGAGAAGAAATAGAGTTGTGTGTTAGGACAGTGATGGAGGGAGAGAAAAGTCGTAAGTTGAGACAAAATGGAAGAAGGTGGATGAAGTTGGCAAAGGAAGCTGTGATGATCAATGGAAATGGAACATCTGATAAGAACATTGATGATTTTGTGAAACAACTCAGAAATCCTTAAGTATATATATTGATGATTTTCCCATTTAATTTTCGAAACCCCATCGTGTTATGGTTTGATCTGTTAGTTTGTTTCTCtttagaaaatggaaaaaaaaaaatcataagaTAGATAAGAGAGATTAGAAGAAGATATGCACCGGAACATTCCAACTACATTTGCACTTTCAAACATCCAAATTTTGTATACTATAGATTCTAAACATattaaagaaatttaaattaatttaatcttTCTATTGAACAAAACAACTAAAGTTGTCTAATTGGatcttaaattttcaatattttcttttttaatatagagaaataaatggGTAATTATAAGTGGCGTtcgaaaaatagcaaaaaaaaaaaattatgataatagggtccatgtcactacattttttaaattgtaaaaatagcaaatttaaaaatagatagCCCTATGGTACCCATTTGATAATCTTTTGTTAATGTTATGATATACgtaattatttgtcatatttgcaatatgcaaaaaatgATGTATTATGGACGACTTTTTTCTAAGTCTTTTTTGTCCAATTTTCCTAATTATAATAGGAAacaattttatgaataataataaattgtatagcaacatttaaaaaaaaaattgtaaaatcaATCGGCGATAGACTTTTATTGTGGATGAACTCTTATAGATCATATTTTCAATATGATGGATGAGATTTCTATTCTAGATTTTAATTATCCCCTTGTGAACACAACACCAAAGAAAAGCCCAATGGGCTACAATCTACTTCTCTCATTTAAACAATGGGCTACGATTTTCCATTTCTTCCAATTCCCCTCTACAAATAATTGAAAGAGAGCCAACTTGGGGCCGAACCCTCCATTAGACATCACCCGATTAGTCGGCCTTTGTGATCAAACCATTATTAACTGAGCAACGAACAAAAGTTACATAAAATTtgtaactcttttttttttaagtacaaCAATTATAGGAACgtttttaaattaaaactcGTGTTCAACTAGCATTGAACAATGCTCGCTTCCGTATCATCAACTTGggaatgaaataataatttttcatctttcgctaatttttcttttgtttttattttgtagTTTCATTCCATATATCTTCTAGTGGATAATATCgcaaaataattttgtttctattttcaCTCACTCTCCAAATAGTAATTTGTTTATTTGGTCCAAATGGTGAAATCTAAGTATATATATtgctatagtttatttattcatATGATTTTAACATTTTGAACAAAAGGTGAGTTTGTTTAGTATTAAAATCACGAGTTAATTAACAAGATTTACAATATTAAGCAACTATTATTATAATCTAATCACGGAATGAGTTGTTGAAccaaaatttattaataaagtTTTCTAAGAATGTTTTGTTACTAAAAATGTAATTAGTCTAACAATGTTACACATCTTCCACCCAATTTTGATGTGATCGATGgtataaaaaaattagaaaagagaATATATGATTTTCAACTTCCAAATTGATGGGACCAAAATTTTCTCTATTGATTAAGAAAGATTGTGGGTTTTATAGAAGTGaataattgattaaaaaaaacaaaaaaaacaaaaaacaaaacaaaacaaaacaaaaaagacttGTGTATTTGAGATATTTAGTCCGATATTGAGCAACGAAGTCTCGATTTTGTTTAAGGGTACAAGTTCATATATATGAATATAATTTGGAGTGTTGAAGTGAAAATCAACTCATCTAATATCAAAAAAGTCATCAGAAGTGATTGACATATGAATGTGTTAACAACTAAAATTATTTGTAGCTTTATTTTCAtgattgga
It contains:
- the LOC103495473 gene encoding mogroside IE synthase-like, with the protein product MEKVREEGKVVHILVIPFPDEQGHINPILQFSKRLAFKGLKVTLLNLLHENNTLTTYDPSRCSSSNSIINVLERPRAPYNSTEPESIESYMHRLKTSICFHLTKLVTQYRNSNSPFTFVVYDSLMPWVLDLARAFGLRGAPFFTQSCAVIAIFYHIIHGSCKNIPPVAPAETRCELSLTLPGLPLDLHASDLPSLLLPNNNNPQQNNPFFRKLMIDQLHDLPDLMFVNSFHALEPQVIEFIQSQMPLKTVGPTVPSILINKELMDDDHDYGMNLINSTDQDDNNKIMGWLNSKARHSVIYVSLGTRVSNLGEEQMEELAWGLKATNKPFLWVIKEPQFPNSFFQREVKEMHGMVVKWCPQVQVLAHESVGCFMTHCGWNSVLEAITCGVPMVAMPQWGDQMTNAKFVEDVWNVGVRVSTSQENGMIVRREEIELCVRTVMEGEKSRKLRQNGRRWMKLAKEAVMINGNGTSDKNIDDFVKQLRNP